Proteins from a genomic interval of Medicago truncatula cultivar Jemalong A17 chromosome 3, MtrunA17r5.0-ANR, whole genome shotgun sequence:
- the LOC25490372 gene encoding pentatricopeptide repeat-containing protein At3g49710, with protein sequence MNQFQCTLHLQTFRTLLKQCITQKDFLTGKTLHAFYIKSFIPHSTYLSNHFTLLYSKFGTFSNALTAFHFTGYPNVFSYNTIIHACAKHNLPNLAHQLFDEIPEPDVVSYNTLIAVHARRGECGQAVSVFKEVREVGLVLDGFTLSGVISASVEDVGLVRQLHCFALLCGYDCYASVCNAVLACYGRLGRLNEAWRVFREMGEGCRDMVSWNAMIVACGQHREGAKALRLFGEMERMGLEVDMFTMASVLTAFTCLKDLAGGMQFHGKMIKSGFHRNSHVGSGLIDLYSKCAPHGMLECMKVFEEIPKPDLVLWNTMISGFSQHEDLCEDALSSFREMQRVGFCPDDCSFVCVISACSNLSSPSVGKQVHALAIKSDIPCNRVSVNNAFVAMYSKCGNLHDARRIFDTMPEQNTVSLNSMIAGYAQHGAEIESLQLFELMLQEKIVPNNITFISVLSACAHTGKVDEGEKYFNMMKEKFGIEPEAEHYSCMIDLLGRAGKLNKAERIIETMPFDPGSIEWAALLGACKKHGNVELAVKAANKFLQLEPYNAAPYVMLSNVYASANRWEEAATVKRLMRERGVKKKPGCSWIEIDKKVHVFVAEDTSHPRIKEIHTYMSELLMKLKQAGYVADIRLALVKDEDVIAIEEKERRLWHHSEKLAIAFALISTEEGAPILVVKNLRICGDCHNAIKLISAISGREITVRDTHRFHCFKEGQCSCRDYW encoded by the coding sequence ATGAACCAATTCCAATGCACACTTCATCTTCAAACCTTTCGTACCCTTCTCAAACAATGCATAACCCAAAAAGATTTTCTAACTGGAAAAACCCTCCACGCTTTCTACATCAAATCCTTCATTCCACACTCAACTTACCTCTCCAACCATTTCACACTTCTTTACTCAAAATTTGGTACATTTTCCAATGCTTTAACGGCTTTTCACTTCACCGGATACCCTAATGTGTTTTCCTATAATACCATTATACATGCTTGTGCTAAACATAACTTACCGAACCTCGCCCACCAGCTGTTTGATGAAATTCCCGAACCGGatgttgtttcttataataCTCTGATCGCGGTCCACGCTCGTAGGGGAGAGTGTGGGCAGGCGGTGAGTGTGTTTAAGGAAGTTAGAGAGGTTGGGTTGGTGCTTGATGGGTTTACGTTGTCTGGGGTGATTAGTGCCAGTGTTGAGGATGTTGGGCTTGTTAGGCAATTGCATTGTTTTGCATTGTTGTGTGGATATGATTGTTATGCGTCGGTGTGTAATGCGGTTCTTGCTTGTTACGGTAGGTTGGGAAGGTTGAACGAGGCGTGGAGGGTTTTTAGAGAAATGGGGGAGGGTTGTAGGGACATGGTTTCGTGGAATGCGATGATTGTGGCATGTGGACAACATCGGGAGGGGGCGAAGGCTCTGAGGTTGTTTGGGGAGATGGAGAGGATGGGGTTGGAGGTTGACATGTTTACGATGGCTAGTGTTTTGACTGCGTTCACTTGTCTTAAGGATTTGGCTGGGGGAATGCAGTTTCATGGGAAAATGATCAAGAGTGGATTTCATAGGAACTCTCATGTTGGGAGCGGGTTGATTGACTTGTACTCCAAGTGTGCTCCTCATGGAATGTTGGAGTGTATGAAGGTGTTTGAGGAAATCCCTAAACCGGATTTGGTTCTTTGGAACACCATGATTTCCGGATTTTCCCAACACGAGGATTTGTGTGAGGACGCTCTTTCTAGTTTTCGGGAGATGCAGCGTGTTGGTTTTTGTCCGGATGATTGTAGTTTTGTGTGTGTGATTAGTGCATGCTCCAATTTGTCATCTCCCTCTGTGGGGAAACAGGTTCACGCATTGGCAATCAAATCTGATATCCCATGTAACCGTGTTTCCGTTAATAATGCTTTTGTGGCAATGTACTCCAAATGTGGGAATCTTCATGATGCGAGAAGGATATTTGATACAATGCCTGAACAGAACACGGTATCGCTGAATTCAATGATTGCAGGCTATGCACAGCATGGTGCTGAGATTGAATCGCTCCAGCTCTTTGAACTGATGCTGCAAGAGAAAATTGTACCAAATAACATAACCTTCATATCTGTTCTTTCTGCATGTGCACACACAGGAAAAGTCGATGAGGGTGAGAAGTATTTCAACATGATGAAAGAAAAGTTTGGGATTGAACCAGAAGCAGAACATTATTCATGCATGATAGATCTTTTAGGTAGGGCAGGGAAACTCAACAAAGCTGAGAGGATTATTGAAACAATGCCATTTGATCCTGGTTCTATCGAATGGGCTGCGTTGCTCGGTGCATGTAAGAAGCATGGAAATGTGGAGCTTGCAGTAAAAGCAGCCAATAAGTTTCTCCAGCTGGAACCGTATAATGCAGCTCCATATGTAATGCTTTCAAACGTGTATGCAAGTGCCAACAGATGGGAAGAGGCTGCAACAGTCAAAAGGCTGATGCGCGAACGAGGAGTGAAGAAGAAACCGGGTTGTAGTTGGATCGAGATAGATAAGAAGGTGCATGTCTTTGTAGCTGAAGACACTTCGCATCCAAGGATAAAAGAGATTCATACGTACATGAGTGAATTGTTAATGAAATTAAAGCAAGCAGGGTATGTAGCAGATATAAGATTGGCAttggtgaaagatgaagatgtaATAGcaatagaagagaaagaaagaaggtTATGGCATCACAGTGAGAAGCTAGCAATCGCTTTTGCTCTGATCTCCACTGAAGAAGGGGCGCCAATACTTGTTGTTAAGAACTTACGAATTTGTGGTGATTGCCACAATGCTATCAAACTTATATCAGCCATTTCTGGTAGGGAAATCACTGTTAGAGATACTCACAGGTTTCATTGCTTTAAGGAAGGGCAATGTTCATGCAGGGATTATTGGTGA